A stretch of DNA from Cellulomonas xiejunii:
CGTCCTGTTCGAGGTCGCCGAGCGGATGGCGGCGGACCCCGAGCAGAACGCGTCGACCGTGCTGTGGTGCGCGCGGGGCGAGGACGGACGGGGCGTGCCCACCACGCGGCTGCACGCGGCGCCCCTGGCGGTCGCCGGGCTCGTGCGCACGCACCTGCTCACCGGACGTACTGCGGTCCTGACGTCGGCGACGCTGACCCTCGGCGGCTCGTTCGACCCGGCGGCCCGCTCCGTCGGGCTGGCGCTGCGGCCCGACGCGGCTCCCGTGGGGCCGGCAGAGATCGCAGGCGCGTCCCGGACGCCCGAGGGGGGTCCGCCGACGGCGGCCCAGGACGGCGCCGCCGGGCCTGGCGTGCGGACGGCGACCGAGACCGTGGAGTCCTGGCGGGGCCTCGACGTCGGCAGTCCGTTCGACTACCCGCGGCAGGGGATCTGCTACATCGCGCGCCGCCTGCCGCCACCCGGCCGCGAGGCGGCGACCGACGCGCAGCTCGACGAGATCGCGACGCTCGTCGAGGCCGCCGGTGGCCGGACCCTCGGGCTGTTCACGTCGCGTCGCGCGGCCACCGTCGCGGCCGAGGCGATGCGTGAGCGCCTCGACGTGCCCGTCCTGCTGCAGGGTGACGACCAGCTGCCGACCCTGGTCGCGCGGTTCGCCGCGGACGAGCCCACGTGCCTGTTCGGGACGCTCTCGCTGTGGCAGGGCGTCGACGTGCCCGGTCCGGCGTGCCGGCTGGTGCTCATCGACCGTATCCCGTTCCCCCGGCCCGACGACCCGGTGCGCTCGGCGCGCTCCGACGCGGTCGCGGCCGCGGGCGGCAACGGCTTCATGTCGGTGTCGGCCACGCACGCGGCCCTGCTGCTCGCGCAGGGCGCCGGGCGCCTCGTGCGCACGGGCGAGGACCGTGGCGTCGTCGCCGTCCTGGACCCGCGCCTCGCGACCGCCCGGTACGGCGAGTTCCTGCAGCGTTCGATGCCGCCGTTCTGGCGGACGACCGACCGTGACGTCGTCCTCGCCGCGCTGCGGCGGCTGCGTGATTCGGACTAGCCTTCGGTTCAGGGTCGCGCCGGACCGGGCGGGCCGGCCCAGCTGGGACCGCGCCCGCGACGAGGGGACACCACGCACATGGCCGACGACATCGAGGGCGACGAGTTCGCCCTCAGCACGCCACCGTCCGTGCAGCGGCGCACCTCCAAGATCGGCATCGTGGGTGCCGGTGCGGTCGGCTCCACCATGGCCTACGCCACACTGATGCGCGGGGCCGCACGCACGGTCGCGCTGCTCGACGTCAACCGTGCCAAGGTCGAGGCGGAGGTCCTCGACCTGTCGCACGGCATCCAGTTCATGTCCATGGCCGAGGTCCTCGGCTCGGACGACGTGTCGGTCCTGGCGGACTGCGACATCGTGATGTTCACGGCCGGCGCGAAGCAGAAGCCGGGTCAGTCGCGTCTCGACCTGGCCGAGGCGACGATCTCGCTCGTGCGCAAGGTCCTGCCCGGCGTCGTCGAGGTGGCACCGAACGCGGTCTACGTGATGGTGACCAACCCCGTCGACGTGGTGACGTACGCAGCGCTGAAGATCTCCGGGCTGCCGCCCTCCCAGCTGTTCGGGTCCGGGACGGTGCTGGACTCGTCGCGGCTGCGCTACCTCATCGCCCGGCACACCGGCGTCGCGGTGCAGAACGTCCACGCCTACGTCGCCGGTGAGCACGGCGATACCGAGCTGCCGTTGTGGAGCTCGGCGACCATCGGTGCCGTGCCGATCCTGGACTGGGAGGGCACGGGCGGCAACGGTGCGCTCACCCGGGAGGTCCGCGACGCGATCGCTCGGGAGGTCGTCGAGTCGGCCTACCGGATCATCGAGGGCAAGGGGGCGACGAACTACGCGATCGCCCTGGCCGGGTCCCGCATCATCGAGGCCGTGCTGAAGGACGAGCGGCGCGTGCTGCCCGTGTCGTCGCTGCTCGACGGGTACCTCGGCATCTCCGACGTGTGCCTGAGTGTGCCCACCATCGTGGGCTCGGCCGGCGTGAGGGAGCGGCTCGAGGTGCCGATGTCCTCCGACGAGATCCTCGGGATGCGGCGCTCCGCCGAGGCCGTGCGCTCGGTCGCGCGCCGATTCGGGTTCTGACACCGAGGTACCCGCGCTCGACGCGCTCCGGTGTCGGCAGGACGCGGGCCGGGAGGGTTCCCGGCCCGCGTCTCCCGTCTCTCTACAGGCTGCGCAGGACGCTCACGACGCGCCCGAGGACCGTCGCACCGTCACCGTCGATGGGTGCGTAGGCCGGGTTGTGCGGCAGCAGCCAGACGTGGCCGTCCGTCCGCTTGAACGTCTTGACCGTCGCCTCGCCGTCGATCATGGCCGCCACGATCTCGCCGTTCTCGGCGACGGGCTGGCGGCGCACGACGACCCAGTCGCCGTCGCAGATGGCCGCGTCGATCATCGAGTCGCCGGCGACCTTGAGGAGGAAGAGCTCGCCCTCACCGACGAGCTGGCGCGGCAGGGGGAACACGTCCTCCACGACCTGCTCGGCGAGGATCGGACCGCCCGCCGCGATGCGTCCCACGACCGGCACGTAGGACGGCGCGGGGGCGTTGTCACGCTCCGGCGTGTCGGGGTCGAGGGTCGATCGGTCCGTCCGGGTCGCCCACGGTCCCACCGTGCGCGCGTCGTCCGGCTGCACCACCTCGATCGCGCGCGGGCGGTTCGGGTCGCGGCGGAGGTACCCCTTGCGCTCGAGCGCCGTGAGCTGGTGCTTCACGCTCGAGGGGCTCGTGAGCCCGACGGCGTCACCGATCTCCCGCATGCTCGGCGGGTAGCCGCGCTGCTCCACCGACGCCCGCACCGTGTCCAGGACGAGGCGCTGCCGCGTCGTCAGCCCGTCGCCGGGTGCCTCGTCCGGGTCGACGGACGTGACCGCCGCTCGCTCGCGCCGTCCTGCCTGCTGCGTCGTCACGCCGTCCTGCACGTCCACTGCGCCTCCTGCCGTCGGTCCGTCACAGGCCCGTGACGGGCGCCGCGCGCGACGGGCACCCGTGCCGGCACCGGGGGGTCGCGTCCGTCCTGCTCGCCTCCGGAGGGAGGCGGCCGGCGGTGCGATGTCAGTGGTCGGTGATGCACTCGTCGCAGCACTCACCCTAGGGGTGGGACCGGGGCGGATCAAACATCTGTTCGAGCGTGTCTCGACGGATGTCGGTCACCTCTGGTAGACATCGTACGTACGTTCGACGAACACATGTTCGAGAGCGAGGGTGTTCGGCGGACGGTCAGGGTCGACGGGGCAGGTCGGCGCAGGCCCAGGGCGAACGAGGAGAGGGGCTCGAGATGAGCGCGACGGCGATCGCACCGCTGGTGCGAGGGACGGTTCGGCCGCGTCCTGCGGGTGAGCGGATGGCCCGCGACGGGGCCCGTGACCGCGGCGCTGCGCCCATCGCGTCCCGCGGTGTCGGGCGCTGCGCGCCGTCTCCTGCGCCACTGCGGCTGACCCGTCGGGGTCGGGCCGTCGTGTGGGTCCTCGGGATCGCGCTCGCGGGCGGTGTCGGGGGGGCTGCGGCCTCCGCCCAGGCCGACGGCCCGGTCGCGGCCACCGAGGTCCGGCGTGTCGAGGTGGCTCCCGGTCAGACTCTGTGGGGGATCGCTGCTGACGTGGCAGCTCCGGGGGAGGACGTGCGTGACGTCGTCCTGGAGCTGATGGCGCTCAACGAACTTCCGTCGGCAGGGCTCCAGGCGGGCCAGCGGATCGTCGTTCCCGTCGGATGAGGTCGAGGCGTGCCTCGCGACGCGTGTTGCGGTGTCGGACGTGACGCCCTAGCGTCGCCTGCGTCCGCAGCGCGTCGTCGCGGCGGACGTCATCCGAGCCACGCCGAGAGGTCCGCTGTGCACTGTCCGTTCTGCCGGCACCCCGACTCCCGCGTGGTCGACTCCCGCACGTCCGACGACGGCTCGTCGATCCGGCGACGGCGCCAGTGCCCCAGTTGCCACCGACGTTTCACGACGATCGAGACGGCGAGCCTGTCGGTCGTCAAGCGGTCCGGGGCGACGGAGCCCTTCAGTCGCGAGAAGATCGCGAACGGGGTGCGCAAGGCGTGCCAGGGCCGGCCCGTCAGCGAGGACGACCTGGCGCTCCTGGCGCAGAAGGTCGAGGAGAACCTGCGTGCCGCGGGCTCCGCGGAGATCGACGCCTACGAGATCGGTCTGGCGATCCTCGGCCCGCTGCGCGACCTGGACGAGGTCGCCTACCTGCGTTTCGCGAGCGTGTACCAGGCGTTCGACTCGCTGGAGGACTTCGAGACCGCGATCTCCGCACTGCGCGCCGGGCGCACCGGCGCGCACGGCGTCGAGGCTCCGGAGCAGGGTCCCGCCGCGACGTCCTGACGCGTCTGCGGCATCCGCGGCGCCAATGGGCTGGCGTCCGGGCGCCGAGTCGACCACGCTGGGACCGCCGACGACCACGTCGGCGAGTGGAGGACGATCACATGACGCAGGACGACCGACCCTCGGCGGTGAGCGACGAGGCCAAGGAGAAGTTCCGGGCCGCGCTCGAGCGCAAGAAGAGCCAGGGGCACCCCACGGCGGACGGGAGCCGGAACACCGGCTCCGTTCATGGTGCGGAGACGGCGGGACCGACGCAGCGTCGGTTCCAGCGCAAGTCCGGCTCGGCCTGACGAGCAGCGGCCCCCGGGTCGAACCACGCGGGGCCGCGCAGCATGTTCGCTGCGCGGCCCCGCGTGGTTCGTTCGCCCTCGTCAGTCGAGCAGCCGCAGGCGCAACGACTCCGGGCGCCCCGCCAGGACGTCCACGACGTCGGTCGGGACGGGGGACGAGACGTCCGTGACGACGTAGCCGAGCTCACCGCGCGTCGCGAGGAGCTGGCCCTCGATGTTGACGCCGTGCTCGGCCAGGGTGGCGTTGATCGTCGCGAGCACGCCCGGGACGTTGCGGTGCAGGTAGGCGACGCGGTGCGCGTCAGGCCGCTGGTCGAGCGCCAGGTTCGGCAGGTTGACCGACAGGTTGGTCGAGCCGGTGGTGAGGTAGTCGCGGACCTTGTTCGCGACGAACTGACCGATCGCCTCCTGTGCCTCCTCGGTCGAGCCGCCCGTGTGGGGTGTGAGGATGACGTTCGGCAGTCCCCGCAGCTCCGACTCGAACGCGTCGCCCTTGCGCTTGGGCTCGACCGGGAACACGTCGACCGCGGCACCGGCGACGTGTCCCGAGAGGATCGCGTCCCGCAGCGCCGCGTAGTCGACGACGAAGCCGCGCGAGAGGTTGAGGAAGATCGAGCCGGGCCGCATGCGCGCGATCTGCTTGGCTCCGAACATGCCGGCGTTGCCCGCCCGGCCGTCGACGTGCAGCGTGACGACGTCCGCGGTCTCGAGCAGCTCGTCGAGCGTGTTCATGCGCCGGGCGTTGCCCAGGGCCAGCTTCTCCGCGGAGTCGTAGAAGACGACGGACATGCCGAGGTTCTCGGCGAGGACCGACAGCTGCGTTCCGATGTTGCCGTAGCCGATGATGCCGAGCGTGCGTCCGCGGACCTCGTGCGCACCCGTCGCGGACTTGTTCCACACACCCGCGTGCATCTCCTTGTCGAACACCGTCAGACGGCGGGTCAGGGAGATGATGTCGGCGATCGCGATCTCGACCACCGACCGGGTGTTCGAGAACGGGGCGTTGAAGACCGCGATGCCCTGGCTCGCGGCGGCGTGCAGGTCGATCTGGTTGGTGCCGATGCAGAACGCGCCCACGGCCTCGAGGTCGGGCGCTGCGGCCAGGACGTCGGCCGGCACGTTGGTCTTGGACCGGATGCCCAGCACCTGGACGCCGGCGAGCGCCTCGACGAGCTCGGACTCGTCGAGCGCGCCGGTGCGCGTCACGACGTCGAAGCCGGCGGTCTCCAGGATCGTCCGGGCGTGCGGGTGCAGGTTCTCGAGGAGCAGGGCGGTAGGCACGCCCCATGGTGCTCCCGTCCCGTGCCGTGGACCAAAGTCGTCCCGAAGGACGGACGAGACCGCCCAGGGTCGCAGCAGCGGTCCCGGGCGGTCCCCTCCGGCCGGGTCGTCAGGCGGCTGTGCAGGTCAGCGTGGGGCTGCCGCCCGTCCCCGACCCGATGAACCCGAACGTGGTGGACGCGCGGGGGCCGAGCGCCCCGTTCCACGCCACGTTGCGTGCCGTCAGCGTCGTCCCGGTGCCGGTGAGCGACGCGTTCCACGACTGGTTGACACCGACGCCCGCGGGCAGGCCGAGCGTGACGGTCCAGGCGGTGAGCGCCGTCGCACCGGCCGTGACGGTGACCTCACCCTGGAAGCCGCCGGGCCACGACGAGACCGCCCGGTAGGTCGCGGTGCAGGCCTGGCCCGGCGCGGCCGTGGGTGTCGGTGACGCGCTCGGGGTCGGTGACGCGCTCGGGGTGGGTGACGCGGTGGGCGTGGGTGAGGCGCTCGCGGTCGGCGTCGCGGTGACGGTGGGTGACGCCGTCGGGGTCGGGGAGCTCGTCGGCGTGGGGACCGGGTCGGTCGGTCCACCCCAGGCCGCGGCCGTGTCGAGCCAGGCGGCGCGTCGCAGCATCCAGTCCTGCATGGACGACACCTGCCCGCTCCAGGAGCCGGCGGTGGGCGTGATGAACGGCCCGATCATCTGGGTCGACAGGTTGGGGTAGCGCTGGAAGTTGCGTGCGGCCGCACCGGACAACGGGGCCGTGAGCGTCGACACGCGCGAGCGCAGCGACGCGTCGGTCAGCGGTCCGCGACGCAGCTCCTGCCACCGCACCTTGACCCGGTTGACGAACGTCGGGTCGCTCATGAGCACCGTGAACCAGTCGGTCGGGGGGTTCTGGCGCGTCTGCTGGTACTGCCAGCCGGACACCTGGTCGTTCTGGAAGTACCCGCCCACCCCGAGCGTGAGGTCGAAGTCCCAGAGCGGCCCGGCGGTCAGCAGACCGCCGCGGTCCTTGTAGAAGTACTGGCTGCGGTAGTAGGCGTCCATGTCGCGGCTGAGCTCGTTGACGATCACCAGGTCGACGAACGAGTCGACGTCGATCAGCGACGGGTACCCCGTCGTCGGGTCGGCGCTGTTCGGCGAGTGGATCGCGTCGTTCACCCGGCCGACGTACGTGGCGATGTAGTCCAGCTGGGCGGGCTCGAGGTCGTCGGGGTCGTGGACCTCCAGGTCCGTCCAGCACCTCGACGTGCCCTTGCACGGCACCAGGGGCTGCTCGGACGCGAGCCACTCGAACTTGATGATGTAGCCGCCCTCGACCTTCGGAGGCGTCACGTCCTCGGGGTCGAGCTTCTTGAGGTCCAGCCGGTTCTTCTGGTTCTTGATGGTCTCCTCGAGCATGTACACGCCGCGGTAGTCGTTCGCGGCGAGGGGCTGGGCGTCGTCGTTCACGTACACCTCGACCAGCCGGTAGCGCGGTGCGTGCAGCCCCATCTCGCGCCCGAGGTCGAGCATGAGCGCCTCGCGCACCAGCGACTTGTCGGCGAACGGCCCGCGCAGCACCCAGTCGGACTCGGCCGGCATGCCGAAGAAGGGCAGGTCGTTGTCGTCGCCGGCGTTGTCCCACAGCTCGAGGCGGTACGGCTTCTTGTCGAACATGCGGCTGGACTGCCCGCGCAGCCGGTAACCGGCCCGCGTGACGAGCGCCGGGTCCGCCGTCAGGGTGGTGGAGCCGCCCTGCGGCTGCAGCTCGATGACGGCGGACCCGTGGTAGTCGTCGCCGACGGCGCCCTTGCCGAAGGAGTCGAGCACCA
This window harbors:
- a CDS encoding L-lactate dehydrogenase; amino-acid sequence: MADDIEGDEFALSTPPSVQRRTSKIGIVGAGAVGSTMAYATLMRGAARTVALLDVNRAKVEAEVLDLSHGIQFMSMAEVLGSDDVSVLADCDIVMFTAGAKQKPGQSRLDLAEATISLVRKVLPGVVEVAPNAVYVMVTNPVDVVTYAALKISGLPPSQLFGSGTVLDSSRLRYLIARHTGVAVQNVHAYVAGEHGDTELPLWSSATIGAVPILDWEGTGGNGALTREVRDAIAREVVESAYRIIEGKGATNYAIALAGSRIIEAVLKDERRVLPVSSLLDGYLGISDVCLSVPTIVGSAGVRERLEVPMSSDEILGMRRSAEAVRSVARRFGF
- the lexA gene encoding transcriptional repressor LexA, producing the protein MDVQDGVTTQQAGRRERAAVTSVDPDEAPGDGLTTRQRLVLDTVRASVEQRGYPPSMREIGDAVGLTSPSSVKHQLTALERKGYLRRDPNRPRAIEVVQPDDARTVGPWATRTDRSTLDPDTPERDNAPAPSYVPVVGRIAAGGPILAEQVVEDVFPLPRQLVGEGELFLLKVAGDSMIDAAICDGDWVVVRRQPVAENGEIVAAMIDGEATVKTFKRTDGHVWLLPHNPAYAPIDGDGATVLGRVVSVLRSL
- a CDS encoding LysM peptidoglycan-binding domain-containing protein — translated: MSATAIAPLVRGTVRPRPAGERMARDGARDRGAAPIASRGVGRCAPSPAPLRLTRRGRAVVWVLGIALAGGVGGAAASAQADGPVAATEVRRVEVAPGQTLWGIAADVAAPGEDVRDVVLELMALNELPSAGLQAGQRIVVPVG
- the nrdR gene encoding transcriptional regulator NrdR, whose product is MHCPFCRHPDSRVVDSRTSDDGSSIRRRRQCPSCHRRFTTIETASLSVVKRSGATEPFSREKIANGVRKACQGRPVSEDDLALLAQKVEENLRAAGSAEIDAYEIGLAILGPLRDLDEVAYLRFASVYQAFDSLEDFETAISALRAGRTGAHGVEAPEQGPAATS
- a CDS encoding DUF5302 domain-containing protein translates to MTQDDRPSAVSDEAKEKFRAALERKKSQGHPTADGSRNTGSVHGAETAGPTQRRFQRKSGSA
- the serA gene encoding phosphoglycerate dehydrogenase codes for the protein MPTALLLENLHPHARTILETAGFDVVTRTGALDESELVEALAGVQVLGIRSKTNVPADVLAAAPDLEAVGAFCIGTNQIDLHAAASQGIAVFNAPFSNTRSVVEIAIADIISLTRRLTVFDKEMHAGVWNKSATGAHEVRGRTLGIIGYGNIGTQLSVLAENLGMSVVFYDSAEKLALGNARRMNTLDELLETADVVTLHVDGRAGNAGMFGAKQIARMRPGSIFLNLSRGFVVDYAALRDAILSGHVAGAAVDVFPVEPKRKGDAFESELRGLPNVILTPHTGGSTEEAQEAIGQFVANKVRDYLTTGSTNLSVNLPNLALDQRPDAHRVAYLHRNVPGVLATINATLAEHGVNIEGQLLATRGELGYVVTDVSSPVPTDVVDVLAGRPESLRLRLLD
- a CDS encoding CotH kinase family protein; this translates as MSRRTVRTLTAGVLASALAIPLLAPSAATGTPAPAAAATAVDTGLAGDVTFSVPSKAFTGTLQVTLGTSVTGAQVRYTTDGSAPTASSPVASGPLSLSRSTEVRAQAFVGGTATGEPGSAQYVATNVTTSHDLPVLVLDSFGKGAVGDDYHGSAVIELQPQGGSTTLTADPALVTRAGYRLRGQSSRMFDKKPYRLELWDNAGDDNDLPFFGMPAESDWVLRGPFADKSLVREALMLDLGREMGLHAPRYRLVEVYVNDDAQPLAANDYRGVYMLEETIKNQKNRLDLKKLDPEDVTPPKVEGGYIIKFEWLASEQPLVPCKGTSRCWTDLEVHDPDDLEPAQLDYIATYVGRVNDAIHSPNSADPTTGYPSLIDVDSFVDLVIVNELSRDMDAYYRSQYFYKDRGGLLTAGPLWDFDLTLGVGGYFQNDQVSGWQYQQTRQNPPTDWFTVLMSDPTFVNRVKVRWQELRRGPLTDASLRSRVSTLTAPLSGAAARNFQRYPNLSTQMIGPFITPTAGSWSGQVSSMQDWMLRRAAWLDTAAAWGGPTDPVPTPTSSPTPTASPTVTATPTASASPTPTASPTPSASPTPSASPTPTAAPGQACTATYRAVSSWPGGFQGEVTVTAGATALTAWTVTLGLPAGVGVNQSWNASLTGTGTTLTARNVAWNGALGPRASTTFGFIGSGTGGSPTLTCTAA